Part of the Eshraghiella crossota genome is shown below.
TTCCTCTGTATCATTATCTTCATAAAGAGGAATTATATCATATACAATATCGTCTACAACATGTACAGAGCCACTGTTGACATCCAATACAATATTGTATCCATTGTTCTTATACTGATGGATCACTTTCTCCTCCTACGCAAAACAAGAGAGTGTACGGGTGTCCTGATGATGCTGACACTCCAGAAAAACACTCTCTCATCATTGCTAATTATTAAGTTCTTACTTATTCTCGCAGCTCTGGTTACCAACTGTGCAAGAAGTCTTACATGCTGACTGGCATGATGTCTGACATTCTCCACATCCGCCCTTCTTAGCTGTCTCCTTAAGATTCTTAGTATTAATTGTCTTAATGTGCTTCA
Proteins encoded:
- the scfA gene encoding six-cysteine ranthipeptide SCIFF, coding for MKHIKTINTKNLKETAKKGGCGECQTSCQSACKTSCTVGNQSCENK